The Thalassotalea sediminis genome includes the window TTGTCTAATAGAGCATCTTGCCATATATCACGCTTTTCAATACCAATATCAGTAATAACAAAATAATGGTCAATATTTGCATTGACAAGTGACAAACACGATTTCGTGCATTGAGAATTACAGCCATCTATTGCGATGACTTGCTTCGCAGCATTTAACTGCTCCGTTATTTTTTTGTCGCCAGCAACAACGCCCGAAACGCATGACATACTTGCAATACCGTCACAGTCTAAATTTAACGCGATATCATGGGCTATCCTTGCGACGTTTGAGCAGCCGCTGCACGCGTATACAAGCGGTTTTTCCATGTTAAACATTCATTCACAATTTTGGGTTGGGGTTACATGGTAGCAAATTCGAAATAGCAAGGTTTGACTTAGATCAAAAGGCGTTTAATAACCTTTGACCAAATCTACATGTGCGGGAAGTTCTCCGGTAGAAAGGTAACTAGCAATATTACTAGCAACCATCTTACTCGCACTTTGTTGACTTGTAGGTGCTGAGATATGTGGTAACACCGTTATGTTATTATGACGCCAAAAGCTATGCTCTTTTGGCAAAGGCTCTTGAGCAAAAACATCGAGAATTGCATGCGCGATGTGACGATTATCTAAAGCATTAAGCAATGCTTGTTCATCAATAATTGCGCTTCGGGCAAAGTTAATCAACGTAGCCCCTACTTTCATATTATTTATACGATGTTGATTAAGTAATCCTTTTGTTGCTGTAGTAAGCGGTAGCAAGCAAATCACAATATCGGCATTGCAAAGCGCTTTATTTAGGCTAGGTTCCCCAGCTAAACAATCCACGCCATTGATATTCTTTTGATGTTTACTCCAACCAACCACATTAAAATTATTATTGGTTAGCGCCAACGCTGCTGTGCGCCCTAATTCACCCAAACCAAGTACAGTTATATTGCATTCGTTGGTTAGCCTTACTGGGTGCTGTTGCCACCTTGCTTGATTTTGTTGTTGTTGGTAGCAATGCATATCACGTAAAACATAGTAACTCCATGCGACACAAGCTTGTGCCATCGTGTCAGCTAAGCGAGGATCGATTAAGCGCACTAACTTAATTTTTTGACCTTTTAGCGCTTTAACTAACCGTTCTACGCCTGCCCATAAGCTATGAACCCAAACCAAATTTGGATAACGTTTTAACAATGCTGGATCTGGATTTGCAACAATAGCACAGGTAACCTCTTGATGTTGTTGTTCATCTAACATCTCAGGTAAACAGACCTTCACATTTACTTCTGAGTGTTGCAACGCATGATTCAACGCCGTACACCAAGCGACTTGTTCACTCGCTGATAACTGACTGACTAAGGGAATAAATACAGACATAGCCTATTTATTCTTTCCTTTTATCGATAACACCTTTCGTTCAGTCTTTTTTTCGAACGTAGCATAAGGGCTTGCATTCGGGTTGTCATAACGTTTCTTAGCTGTTTGATGTTTTGCTTTAGTATGTTGAACATTGTTAGTTGTTTTATGACGTGGCTCTGACTGCGTTTTTGCTGGCTTATTTTCAACATTAGGACGATGAGTTAACTGTAACGCCATTAAAAAGTTACGCAAAAATTGAGATTTACAATGTCGATAATTTTTATGTTCTGGCTTTCTAAAGAATGCAGTAAGTTCAGCATTACCAATAGTTACGTCCATTTTCGCTAAAAGTGCGATGATATCGTCACTGGTGAGGTTTAGCGCAATTTTAAGCTTTTTTAAAATTAAATTTTTCGTTAATTGTTTTTCTGGCGTTGGCACTGGTTTATCGCTACGGCCTCTTTTTTCAACAATAAAGCCATTTAGAAAACTAGCAAGTTCACTATCTGATAACGGTAATATTTCCGCATCATCATCTGGCTTTAACCACGCAATAACTTGTTGTACCGTTACTTGTCGATTTGCCAAAGCAAACACATTGACTACCTGTTGATCTTTAAATTGAAAGGTGTAGCGTAATCGGCGAAGAACATCATTATTGGTCAAGTGGTATCTCTCTATACATAATACGACAAAGATAACATTATATCGCCTTTCCAGTTTAATTCGAAATAAATGTTAACGCCTAGCGCTAGCTAAGGTATCATCAGCAAGTTTTTAAGGATAAACCAGATAAATAGCTAGCTTTCATGACCAAAACAAATACGCTTTTTCAACCAACGTTACCGCATCGCCGAGGTAAAAATGCCGATAAAAAGGCTTGGCAAAACTTACAAGGTTCGAGTGCAACACTTGCCATTTATCACGCAGCATTACAAGCCGATAAACCGATATTATTATTAACACACGATACGCCTTCAGCGCTTAAGTTTGAACAAGAATTAAATAGTATCAATAAAAGCAAAGCACTACCTATTTGTTTGTTTCCAGATTGGGAAACATTGCCTTACGATACATTCTCACCGCATCAAGACATTATTTCTCAACGTTTAGCCACACTTTACCAACTTTCTAGAATGTCAAATGGCATCGTAATCGTACCAACGGCAACCTTTATTCAACGATTAGCACCTAAAGCTTATTTAGAGAGTAATAGTCTTCTGATCAAGAAAGGCGATAAAAAAGACTTACATCAAATGCGCATTGAGCTAGAAGCAAGTGGTTATCGATGTGTCGATCAAGTGATGGAACACGGAGAGTTTTCAGCGCGCGGAGCCATTCTCGATTTATACCCTATGGGCAGCAATAAACCATTTCGTCTTGATTTTTTTGATGATGAAATCGAAGAAATTCGTCTTTTTGATCCAGAAACTCAGCGTTCTAAAGAACAAATCGATCGCATAGACTTACTGCCCGCACATGAGTTTCCAACCGATAAATCAGGTATTAATACGTTTAGGCGTCAATACCGTGAGCAATTTACTGGAACCATAGACAAAGAATCTATTTATCATCAAGTGAGTAATGGTATTTTACCAGCTGGAATCGAGTATTACCTACCGCTATTTTTCAACCAAACAAATACCTTATGTGATTATCTAGCAGAAGATACGTTAGTCATTATGTCTGGCGACATTGAAAAATCGCTTGCCAACTACTGGCACGATATTGATTATCGATATGAAGACAGAAAATACGATCCAACACGACCATTATTATCTCCGGATCAACTTTTCTTATCAGAAGAGGATTTATACGTAGCGCTTAAGCCATTTGATCGCATTTCAATACAAACAACTGCAGAGCAAGAAGCATCAAGTAGCCGAGGTATCGTTCATTACGACGTAACGCCTTTACCCGACATTACGATTAATCATCAGTCAAAAGATCCGTTTGATTTACTTAACCTCTTTTTACAAGATAAATCTAGCCACGGTAAAGTGCTCTTCGTAGCGGAAAGCCAAGGTCGTCGGGAAAGTGTTTTAGAACTTTTAAAGCGAAACAATGTCATTCCACCGATATTCGACTCTATTGCCGAGTTTGTTGATAGTACACAGACTATTGGTATTACAGTGAATGCGTTGAGTGCCGGCTTTATCTTTCAATCGAAAGGTACTGCAGCAAAAAATAATATTGCCCTTATTACTGAAACCGAATTATTAGGCGACCGCGTTAGGCAATCTAGAAGGCGCAAAGCACAGCAAGATGTTCATGCCGATGCCATTTTTAAAAATTTAGCCGAACTAAGTATTGGTCAGCCGGTTGTTCACATAGAACATGGCATCGGACGTTATTTAGGGTTACAAACCTTAGAAACAGGTGGCATTAAAACTGAATTTTTAACGTTAAGCTATGCAAACGACGCTAAACTTTATGTGCCTGTTGCATCACTTCACCTTATTTCAAGGTATTCTGGTGCCGACCAAGATCATGCTCCATTACATAAATTGGGTAACGACACTTGGAGCAAAGCGAAACAAAAAGCGGCAGAAAAAGTAAAAGATGTTGCAGCAGAGCTACTTGATATCTATGCAAAAAGAGCCGCAAATACTGGATATAAATTTACCAGAAATAAAGAAGATTATCGTGCTTTTGCTGATAGTTTTGGCTTTGAAGAAACGCTAGATCAAGAGCAAGCGATTAACGCGGTTGTTAGTGACATGTTATCTGAAAAAACCATGGACAGGCTCGTTTGTGGTGATGTTGGTTTCGGTAAAACCGAGGTGGCTATGCGTGCAGCTTTTATCGCCGTTAATGATAGTAAGCAAGTCGCAATGCTAGTGCCCACAACCTTATTGGCACAACAACACTACGAAAATTTTAAAGATAGATTTGCTAATTGGCCAGTCTCCATTGAAGTGTTGTCTCGTTTTAAATCAGCCAAAGAACAAAGTCAGGTGATAGAACGTGTTGAGTCTGGCCAAGTTGATATTCTTATTGGCACGCATAAATTGTTGCAAAATAGCATCAAATATCGCGCATTAGGGCTTCTCATCGTTGATGAAGAACATAGATTTGGCGTTAAACAAAAGGAAAAAATAAAACAGTTACGTGCAAATGTTGATATTTTAACGTTAACAGCAACACCAATTCCTCGTACATTGAACATGGCTATGGGGGGCATGCGCGACTTATCCATTATTGCAACACCGCCAGCAAAGCGATTGGCAGTTAAAACGTTTGTACGACAACGTGATGAATCCTTGATTAGAGAGTCTGTGCTTCGTGAAATATTACGTGGCGGTCAAGTCTACTTCCTACATAATAATATTGATACCATAGAAAAAACTGCAGCCGAGTTAGAAACGTTATTACCAGAAGCGAAAGTTATCGTTGCGCATGGTCAAATGCGTGAACGTGATCTTGAGCGAATCATGAGCGACTTTTACCATCAAAGATATAATGTACTTGTGTGTACCACAATTATCGAAACAGGTATTGATGTTCCAAGTGCTAATACTATCGTAATAGATCGAGCCGACCATCTCGGTTTAGCGCAACTACATCAATTACGTGGCCGTGTAGGTCGTTCTCACCATCAAGCGTATGCGTATTTACTTACGCCAAATGCAAAATTAATGACAAAAGATGCGAAAAAGCGTCTTGACGCTATCGCTTCTTTAGAAGATTTAGGTGCAGGTTTTACGTTAGCAACACACGATTTAGAAATTCGTGGTGCAGGCGAATTACTGGGTGAAGATCAAAGTGGCTCCATGAGCCAAGTAGGGTTTAGCCTTTATATGGAAATGCTAGATCAAGCAGTCGCGTCGTTAAAAGAAGGTAAGCAACCATCACTTGATCAAGTACTTTCTTCTCAAACAGAAATCGATTTAAGGGTACCCGCATTATTACCTGATGACTATATCTTTGATGTGAGTTTGCGATTAAGTTTGTATAAGCGCATTGCAAGTTGCAAAACTAAGTCAGCACTAGATGACGTTCAGGTAGAATTAATCGATCGTTTTGGTTTACTGCCTCAAGCGACAAAAAACCTTATTCATATTGCCAAATTAAGAATTAAAGCTCAAAAAATTGGTATCGCCCGTATCGATGCAGGTCCAGCTGGAGGTTCTATTGAATTCACCGATAACACGAATGTTGATCCAATGTTTATAATTGGCTTAATTCAGCAACAACCAAGTGTTTTTAAAATGGATGGTGCCAATAAGCTAAAATTTGCACGTGCAACAGAAGATGCACAGTCACGCTTTACCTTAATCTCCTCCATCCTTACTGACTTGTCTAAAAAACTCAATTAACACTGATGACAATTCAAGGTATGATGATAGATAAAACGACTAAGCAAAATGCACTAACTTGTTGGTACTTAGATGAAATTTAAACAAGGTTTAGCACTTCTATCAAGCTTCTTCATGGCGAGCAGTATGGCGGCGTCAAGCCGATGGTCTGGTGATTGGTTTGAGATAGAAGTCATCTTAATGTCAAACATTGCAGATAAATCAGTGCTTAAAGAAGTGTTTGCAAATCAACCGGCATTACCCACATACAAGCAATCGCGTGATTTACTTAGTGAGTATCTCGCGCCAGATGTCAGTGATCTAAAACGTTTATTACCTCAATGCTACGTCACAACCCCAAAGTTAACTGATATAACACGTTTTCAAACAGTAAAGGTGCCACAAGTCACGGCATTATCAACAACGTTCGTCAACGCTGTAGCAAGTCACTTTAGTTCACTTACTAAAGCAGAGTTGGCACAACAAGCCATTGACAACGAAACGACGATAGCTGATGACCAATTAACTGGACAAGAATCACAGCAAGCAAAAAGTCCCCAAGAAGAACAAGTGGTTGATGACTTTTTCGACCGTGTTAAAACGATTAAAGAAGGCGCAACGTTAAACTCAAATGAAGCTGAAAAGCCATTAAGCGTTGAACAATCACCTCAACCTGAAACCGTCGAGCACAAAAGTACAATACGCCAACAGATACTTTCCGATGAAGGTCGGGAATTACTTAAAAATGTTGCAGAGCACACTAACAAGTATGCAGATACAGACTTTCATATCGATGACATATTAAGTGACCCGCTTTGCGCATTAACGTCAACGCAATTTGATGCATTATCACTTCCTAGCGCACTTTATAGTTATGCAAGCTTTGCTGTTGACGCTATTCCAACGAAAATTGATGGCCGTGAAAATTTATATTCACAAGCTCCCTATCTGATCAGCAATGAATCGTTAGCCCTTGATGATATTGTTACACAGTTAAAAAGAAGTCGTGATTTTAAGCCGTTATTACATATTGGTTGGCGTCAACAGGTTTTTGAACAGCATAAAGCAATTCCGATGCGTTTATACGCCGGTGAAAATCTACAACTGCACTATCAGCAGGCTTTAATTCAATATCAACAAGAAAAACAAGCAGAACTTGATGCTGAACAACAACTTCAATCTGTACTTGGTTCGGCGCTAAATGCGAATGAACAAACGCCAGCAATGCAAAAACAACAAGCAAAGGCATTGCGAAAACAGCAAATACTTTCCACATTAGCGAACTTTGATAATAACCAAACGCCAACACAACTCAACAAACCAGCAGAGCCATTAATATATGGTGAGCAGTTGAGTATTGACCAAGCTCCTCAGCCACCTCTGCAACCATGGTATCTTGATGGTTTTCTTAATGTTTATTTAATCGGTAACTATTTAAACGTTAAAGCTGACTTGTCTATTATAAATTTAACATTAGCCGAACAAGCAAGCTTAGCGCTGACACCAGGTGCTAGTTGGGAGTTAATGCCAATAAGACTTGAACAGAAGCGCCGTTTAATCAGCAAAGAAATACATTACTTTGACCACCCATATATGGGCATGATCGTCCAAATTCGTCGTCACGATCGCCCTAAACCTGAACTTTTAGCAAACTAACCCATTGAGATTTAAGAGCATGGAAAAGGAAATTGAAATTCAAGCGGCGGTATTTCGCCGACTTTTACGCCATTTAGACAATAGAAAAGACGTGCAAAACATTGAGCTGATGAATCTAGCTGGATTCTGCCGAAATTGTTTCGCTAAATGGACCGTTGCTGAAGCGGAAAAACTCGGTACACACATTGATATTGAAGACGCCAGAGAGCAAGTTTATGGCATGCCTTATCAAGAATGGAAAGAGAAGTATCAACTGCCAGCAACAGAAGAACAACTGGCAATCTTTAATAAATTGCAAACCAAAAAGTAAGCACTAAAAAACCACCTTAATCAGGTGGTTTTTCATTTAACAAGCTATGATTACGCGTTATTCATAGCGCAGTGCATGAACAGGGTTTCGACGAGCTACCTTAGCAGCGTTACCGGCGACAGTGCCCCAGGCAATAAGCAGCGAAATAACACCGACCATAATGCATATAGGTAATAACCACCAATAATCAATGCGATATGGAAAGGTTTGCAACCAATCAAGCATAAAATATAGTGCAATTGGCCAAGCAACTAGGTTTGCTAGTAAAACCGGTTTTGAAAACTGCCAAACCAATAGTTTAATTATATCCATCATACTCGCCCCCATCACTTTACGAATACCGATTTCTTTCGTTTTACGCTCTACGGTAAAAGCAGACAGGCCATATAATCCTAAACAAGCAA containing:
- a CDS encoding putative zinc-binding protein is translated as MEKPLVYACSGCSNVARIAHDIALNLDCDGIASMSCVSGVVAGDKKITEQLNAAKQVIAIDGCNSQCTKSCLSLVNANIDHYFVITDIGIEKRDIWQDALLDNSKAVNHIYHALKAQGFVFN
- a CDS encoding 2-hydroxyacid dehydrogenase, with translation MSVFIPLVSQLSASEQVAWCTALNHALQHSEVNVKVCLPEMLDEQQHQEVTCAIVANPDPALLKRYPNLVWVHSLWAGVERLVKALKGQKIKLVRLIDPRLADTMAQACVAWSYYVLRDMHCYQQQQNQARWQQHPVRLTNECNITVLGLGELGRTAALALTNNNFNVVGWSKHQKNINGVDCLAGEPSLNKALCNADIVICLLPLTTATKGLLNQHRINNMKVGATLINFARSAIIDEQALLNALDNRHIAHAILDVFAQEPLPKEHSFWRHNNITVLPHISAPTSQQSASKMVASNIASYLSTGELPAHVDLVKGY
- a CDS encoding DUF1456 family protein, producing MTNNDVLRRLRYTFQFKDQQVVNVFALANRQVTVQQVIAWLKPDDDAEILPLSDSELASFLNGFIVEKRGRSDKPVPTPEKQLTKNLILKKLKIALNLTSDDIIALLAKMDVTIGNAELTAFFRKPEHKNYRHCKSQFLRNFLMALQLTHRPNVENKPAKTQSEPRHKTTNNVQHTKAKHQTAKKRYDNPNASPYATFEKKTERKVLSIKGKNK
- the mfd gene encoding transcription-repair coupling factor is translated as MTKTNTLFQPTLPHRRGKNADKKAWQNLQGSSATLAIYHAALQADKPILLLTHDTPSALKFEQELNSINKSKALPICLFPDWETLPYDTFSPHQDIISQRLATLYQLSRMSNGIVIVPTATFIQRLAPKAYLESNSLLIKKGDKKDLHQMRIELEASGYRCVDQVMEHGEFSARGAILDLYPMGSNKPFRLDFFDDEIEEIRLFDPETQRSKEQIDRIDLLPAHEFPTDKSGINTFRRQYREQFTGTIDKESIYHQVSNGILPAGIEYYLPLFFNQTNTLCDYLAEDTLVIMSGDIEKSLANYWHDIDYRYEDRKYDPTRPLLSPDQLFLSEEDLYVALKPFDRISIQTTAEQEASSSRGIVHYDVTPLPDITINHQSKDPFDLLNLFLQDKSSHGKVLFVAESQGRRESVLELLKRNNVIPPIFDSIAEFVDSTQTIGITVNALSAGFIFQSKGTAAKNNIALITETELLGDRVRQSRRRKAQQDVHADAIFKNLAELSIGQPVVHIEHGIGRYLGLQTLETGGIKTEFLTLSYANDAKLYVPVASLHLISRYSGADQDHAPLHKLGNDTWSKAKQKAAEKVKDVAAELLDIYAKRAANTGYKFTRNKEDYRAFADSFGFEETLDQEQAINAVVSDMLSEKTMDRLVCGDVGFGKTEVAMRAAFIAVNDSKQVAMLVPTTLLAQQHYENFKDRFANWPVSIEVLSRFKSAKEQSQVIERVESGQVDILIGTHKLLQNSIKYRALGLLIVDEEHRFGVKQKEKIKQLRANVDILTLTATPIPRTLNMAMGGMRDLSIIATPPAKRLAVKTFVRQRDESLIRESVLREILRGGQVYFLHNNIDTIEKTAAELETLLPEAKVIVAHGQMRERDLERIMSDFYHQRYNVLVCTTIIETGIDVPSANTIVIDRADHLGLAQLHQLRGRVGRSHHQAYAYLLTPNAKLMTKDAKKRLDAIASLEDLGAGFTLATHDLEIRGAGELLGEDQSGSMSQVGFSLYMEMLDQAVASLKEGKQPSLDQVLSSQTEIDLRVPALLPDDYIFDVSLRLSLYKRIASCKTKSALDDVQVELIDRFGLLPQATKNLIHIAKLRIKAQKIGIARIDAGPAGGSIEFTDNTNVDPMFIIGLIQQQPSVFKMDGANKLKFARATEDAQSRFTLISSILTDLSKKLN
- a CDS encoding CsiV family protein; this encodes MKFKQGLALLSSFFMASSMAASSRWSGDWFEIEVILMSNIADKSVLKEVFANQPALPTYKQSRDLLSEYLAPDVSDLKRLLPQCYVTTPKLTDITRFQTVKVPQVTALSTTFVNAVASHFSSLTKAELAQQAIDNETTIADDQLTGQESQQAKSPQEEQVVDDFFDRVKTIKEGATLNSNEAEKPLSVEQSPQPETVEHKSTIRQQILSDEGRELLKNVAEHTNKYADTDFHIDDILSDPLCALTSTQFDALSLPSALYSYASFAVDAIPTKIDGRENLYSQAPYLISNESLALDDIVTQLKRSRDFKPLLHIGWRQQVFEQHKAIPMRLYAGENLQLHYQQALIQYQQEKQAELDAEQQLQSVLGSALNANEQTPAMQKQQAKALRKQQILSTLANFDNNQTPTQLNKPAEPLIYGEQLSIDQAPQPPLQPWYLDGFLNVYLIGNYLNVKADLSIINLTLAEQASLALTPGASWELMPIRLEQKRRLISKEIHYFDHPYMGMIVQIRRHDRPKPELLAN
- a CDS encoding DUF1244 domain-containing protein encodes the protein MEKEIEIQAAVFRRLLRHLDNRKDVQNIELMNLAGFCRNCFAKWTVAEAEKLGTHIDIEDAREQVYGMPYQEWKEKYQLPATEEQLAIFNKLQTKK